ACCAGCGCCATCAGCGCGTCCATCCGTTCCGGCTCCACCCGCAGGGCGCGGCGGGGGACAGGTGCGGTGGCAGGCTGCGGCTCGGCCATCGCCGGCTTTTCCACAGGTCCATCGGCCAGGAAGCGGCGCAGCGTGCGGGCGTCGGCACAGGCGGCACCCACGGCGTCGCGCTTCGTCGGCCGCCCCAGCGCCGTCAGGATCGCGGCGACCGCCCGCGCCACCGCGGCGCGGCGGGAGTCTCGTTCGGCGGGGCTGCCGGGCAGGTCGAGGATGCGCGCCTGCTCCTCCAGCATCGCCGCCGCAAGCGAATCCGGCGGCGCGGCAGCAGGCGCCGCCACGGCAGGCGATACGGCGGCAGACGCCAGTGTGACGCTGCCGATCCGCACCTGATCGGGCACGCTGCGGAAGACCGGCGTCACCGCCTCCACCCTGGCGCCGCTCAGGGCGCGAAAGCGCAGGATGCAGCGGTAGGGGTCCATCCGGGCCAAAGGCGGCAGCGGCTCCGCCGGTTCGATCCGCAGCAGCCGGAGGTCGGGCACCCGGCGGAACAGCGCCAGCGGGTCGTCGCCGGTGAAGAAGCACTCCGGATCGGGCCTGTAGTCGATGACGATCAGCGCGCCTTCGCCCACGGCAGCGCGCTCCTCCACCGTCAGCGCCGTCACCCAGGGGAAAGCGTCCGCCTCGCCACCGGAAGCCGCCGCACCGGCCGTCGTCTCGCCCCCCGCCAGTCCGCGGGCCAGCGTCTCCGCCGCCTCCGCCGCATCGGCGGGCAGCGCGCCCGCCTCCTCCAGCGCCGCCACCCAGCGGGCGCACTGGTCGAGAGCGCGGAACAGCAAGTCGGCCAAGTCCGGCGTCATGAGGGCCGGCGTCATGGCGCGATGGCCGTCGCGCAGCAGCGACAGCGTGTCTTCCCCGGCATGGACCAGCAGGGTGAAGGGTGCCATGTCGAACAGCGCGCTCGACCCCTTCAGCGTGTGGAAGGCGCGGAACAGCTCGTCCACCGACGCACGGTCGGCCGGGTCGCGCTCCAGCGCCAGCAGGGCGCCGCCGGCGGTCTCCAGCAGTTCCTGCGCCTCGACGACGAACTGGTCGAACAGCTCGCTCATGGCGCGTCCTCCGTGTCGGGAGGCCGTCCGGTCAGCAGCCGGGCCGCCTCCACCAGCACCTCCGGCCGCGGCGGCTTCACGATGTACCAGTTGGCGCCGGCCAGCAGGGCCTGCTCGCGGTCGCTGTCCTTCGATTCGGTGCTGATCATGATGGCGGGCACGTCGCGCAGGCTCGGATCGCGGCGGAGGACGCGCAGCATGGTGTAGCCGTCCATCTTGCGCATGTTGACGTCGACGATCACCAGATCCGGCGGTGCGGCCATCGCCCGCTCCAGCCCTTCGATGCCGTTCACCGCCTCGTCCACCACGAAGCCGTCGGCCTCCAGCACGCGGCGGCTGAAGGCGCGCACGGTCACGGCGTCGTCCACCACCAGAACACGCGGCCCGCTCATGACGTACCTCCGTCCACCGGCTTCTGATAGAGGATGGCGTCGGGGAAGCGGCGCGGAACGAACAGCGAGGACATGCGGCTCATGCTTTCCGAATGGCCGAGACAGACGAAGCCGCCCGGCGCAAGGGCATCGTGGAACATGCTCGCCGCCTCCCGTCGGCCCAGATCGTCGAAGTAGATCAGCAGGTTGCGGCAAAAGATCACGTCGATTCCGCGAAAGGCCCTCACCTGCTGCGGGTCGGCGATGTTGACCAGAGAGAAATCGACGGACTCCCGCAGATCCTCGACGATCTGCCAGCGCGGCCCGCCGGCCTCCGCCGCTCCGCGCACGGGCTGGAAATACTTGGCGCGCAGATGGGCCGGCAGCCCCTGCAGGGCGCGCTCGTCATAGATGCCCTCGCGCGCGCGTTCCAGAACCGCGCTGTCGATGTCCGACGCCAGCAGCTCGATCTCGTAATCGTCCACCCGGCGCCAGTTTTCCAGCAGCATGATCGCGATGGAATAGGGTTCCTCGCCGGTGGCGCAGCCGGCCGACCAGATGCGCAGCCGCGATCCCTTCGGCCGTCCGCGCACCAGCTCGTCCAGGACGGAGTTCACCAGACAGTCGAGCTGGTACTTCTCGCGGAAGAAATAGGTCTCGTTCACCGTCATCAGGTTGACGAGCCGCTGAAGCTCCTCCCCCGACGCCTGGAAGCGCAGCAGATTCATGTAGGCGCGCAGGCCCGTCGCCCCGACCGCCTGCATGCGGGCGGCGACGCGGCGGTCGACGAAATAGCGCTTGGCCTCGGTGAAGGACAGGCCGGTGCGGTCCCGCAGGAATCCGCAGAGCGTCGCATAATCCTCCTGGGACAGGCCTTCCGGTTCGGCGTCGGTCACTCCGTTCACCGTCCCTGGAAGCTGGACCGGGCGGCGTCCACGGCGAAGGCGACGAAGGCGTCGTCGGGGAAGCGGCGGGCCAGCGTCTCCAGGCTGGACAGCGCTTCGGGACTTCCGGCCTCTGCCAGCGCCTCAACGGCGGCGAGGCAGACATTCACGTCGGCGTCGCGCTCCATTACCCTTGCCAACCAGTCCGCCCGGCCGGAATGGGCGAGGCTGCCCAGCCCCTGAACCGCGAAGATGCGCAGGTCGGCGTCGGCATGGTCGAGCAGCGGCAGCAGCGCCGGGGCGGCGACCTCCGCCGGCATCTGCTGCAGGCTTTCCAGCGCCGCGTTGCGCAATGCCGCATCCTCGCGGTCGAGGAAGGGCACCAGCGCCGCCGCCGCCTCCGGCGTGGCGATGCGGGCGAGCGCGGTCAGGATGGCCTCGCGCACGCCCGCATCCCCCTCCGCCTGAAGCCGGTGGGCGAGCGCCGCCTCCGCGCCCGGCAGCGCCGCATGGCCCAGCGCATGGGCGGCATCGCGACGGACGGCGGCGTCGGCATCCTCGAGCGAGGCCAACGGGTCAGGCCGGGCGCCTGTCGCTGCTGGCGCAAGCTCCGGAGCGGCCTTCTTCTTCACCAGTCCCATGGCGTCACTCCTCAATCGATCCCGGCGCGCCGGCCGGCGGGCATCAGCCAGCGGGTGAGCTGGCCGGCGATCCGGCCCGACGGCAGCACGACGCCGGCGCCGCCGCGCCGGATCAGGTCCTGCGGCATGCCGAAGACGACGGCGCTGTCCTCCGATTCCGCGATGGTGCGACCGCCGCGGGCGTGAAGCTCGGCCATCGCCGCCGCCCCGTCATTGCCCATGCCGGTCAGCAGCACCCCCACCAGCCGGTCGGCGGGCAGCAGCCGCAGGGCGCTGGATACCAGCCGGTCGGCATTGGGGTGCCAGGGCCGGTCGGCCGAGGGCGGCACGCAGACCGCCTGCAGCCGTCCGCCGCGCCGCGCCAGCTCGACGTCGGCGCTGCCGCGGGCGATGCAGACCATGCCCGGCGCCAGCACCGTCGCCCGCTCCACCTCCACCACCCTCAGCGCGCACAGCTCGTCCAGCCGGCGCGCCAGCGTCGCGGTGAAGGCGGCCGGCATGTGCTGCGCCACCACCACCGGCCAGGGAAAGCCGGCCGGCAGCAGGGGCAGGATGTCCTCCAGTGTGCTGGGTCCGCCGGTGGACACGCCGACCAGCACCACCCCCTCGCCCTCGCCGCCCGCCGCCGCCGTGGCTGCAGGCGACGCCACCGCGGGCGGCAGCCCCTCCGGCGCGACGAAATCCTCCCCGGCGATGCGGGCGCGGGCCAGCCGCAGCCGTTCGCGCAAGCCGCGGACGCGGCGCGGGCGGGAGGACGCGGCGGCGCGCACCGTCTCCACCAGCTCCTCGCCGATGCGGCCGATGGAACCGG
The nucleotide sequence above comes from Azospirillum sp. TSA2s. Encoded proteins:
- the cheB gene encoding chemotaxis-specific protein-glutamate methyltransferase CheB, giving the protein MLTVLVVDDSALMRRRIADLLSEAGFRVETAATGEEALARLPVVDPDVVTLDVTMPGMDGLSCLARIMVEHPKPVVMVSALTGAGAEETLEALRLGAVEAVQKPAAGSIGRIGEELVETVRAAASSRPRRVRGLRERLRLARARIAGEDFVAPEGLPPAVASPAATAAAGGEGEGVVLVGVSTGGPSTLEDILPLLPAGFPWPVVVAQHMPAAFTATLARRLDELCALRVVEVERATVLAPGMVCIARGSADVELARRGGRLQAVCVPPSADRPWHPNADRLVSSALRLLPADRLVGVLLTGMGNDGAAAMAELHARGGRTIAESEDSAVVFGMPQDLIRRGGAGVVLPSGRIAGQLTRWLMPAGRRAGID
- a CDS encoding response regulator; protein product: MSGPRVLVVDDAVTVRAFSRRVLEADGFVVDEAVNGIEGLERAMAAPPDLVIVDVNMRKMDGYTMLRVLRRDPSLRDVPAIMISTESKDSDREQALLAGANWYIVKPPRPEVLVEAARLLTGRPPDTEDAP
- a CDS encoding chemotaxis protein CheA encodes the protein MSELFDQFVVEAQELLETAGGALLALERDPADRASVDELFRAFHTLKGSSALFDMAPFTLLVHAGEDTLSLLRDGHRAMTPALMTPDLADLLFRALDQCARWVAALEEAGALPADAAEAAETLARGLAGGETTAGAAASGGEADAFPWVTALTVEERAAVGEGALIVIDYRPDPECFFTGDDPLALFRRVPDLRLLRIEPAEPLPPLARMDPYRCILRFRALSGARVEAVTPVFRSVPDQVRIGSVTLASAAVSPAVAAPAAAPPDSLAAAMLEEQARILDLPGSPAERDSRRAAVARAVAAILTALGRPTKRDAVGAACADARTLRRFLADGPVEKPAMAEPQPATAPVPRRALRVEPERMDALMALVGELSVVKGQLGPLVRRAGDGEMARDLKSFSARLDSLVGDLRHAALRLRLLPLARVFDPLPRLVRDTARRLDKTVELVLEGAETEADKDILDVLGEPLLHLVRNALDHGIETPEQRAASGKPPAGTLRVRAFQDKGGVVVEVSDDGTGIDPAAMRRAAVAKGLLEPNAAAALNDADAVRLVFAPGFSTAGSVSDLSGRGVGMDAVRAAVERAGGRVEIASTPGSGTRVRLSLPLTLSITRVVVVEAAGSLYGIPVALVGGVQRVPRAEIRSVKRAESVVLRDRVVPLVRLRRLLAQPDDERVRETVCVVLAELGDGPVAVAVDDVGERADVVLRPMTGVLRGLRGYAGTAVLGDGRLILVLDLRELL
- a CDS encoding protein-glutamate O-methyltransferase CheR encodes the protein MTDAEPEGLSQEDYATLCGFLRDRTGLSFTEAKRYFVDRRVAARMQAVGATGLRAYMNLLRFQASGEELQRLVNLMTVNETYFFREKYQLDCLVNSVLDELVRGRPKGSRLRIWSAGCATGEEPYSIAIMLLENWRRVDDYEIELLASDIDSAVLERAREGIYDERALQGLPAHLRAKYFQPVRGAAEAGGPRWQIVEDLRESVDFSLVNIADPQQVRAFRGIDVIFCRNLLIYFDDLGRREAASMFHDALAPGGFVCLGHSESMSRMSSLFVPRRFPDAILYQKPVDGGTS
- a CDS encoding HEAT repeat domain-containing protein; the protein is MGLVKKKAAPELAPAATGARPDPLASLEDADAAVRRDAAHALGHAALPGAEAALAHRLQAEGDAGVREAILTALARIATPEAAAALVPFLDREDAALRNAALESLQQMPAEVAAPALLPLLDHADADLRIFAVQGLGSLAHSGRADWLARVMERDADVNVCLAAVEALAEAGSPEALSSLETLARRFPDDAFVAFAVDAARSSFQGR